A portion of the Pseudorasbora parva isolate DD20220531a chromosome 1, ASM2467924v1, whole genome shotgun sequence genome contains these proteins:
- the unm_hu7910 gene encoding aspartyl/asparaginyl beta-hydroxylase isoform X4, protein MKQRKTRSQARRESPAVSPVLKSVSKPERNSFFSWILVLALLGAWLSVGVVWFDLVDYNNVVGALGGVYDADGDGDFDVEDARVLLDSPHVSTPSTEPSLEFTESPPVLKSASTPQPVTETPKLTEDSPLESNAEQEAKKKKPKLLNKFDKTLKSEINAAEKLRKKGKVEESLRAFEALVQKFPHSPRCRYGKAQAEDDVAEKMRSNEMLLKAVNTYGEAAELPDAPPDLIKATLKRRADRQQFLGRTRGSLATLEKLVQIFPEDFSLKNDLGVAHLLLGDNKRAKQIYEEVLAGAPHDGFAKVHYGFILKSENKIAESIPYLREGLESGEPGTDDGRFYFHLGDALQRTGDKSAYDWYEAGHRRGHFASVWQRSLYNVPGLRAQPWWTAQETGYTDLVKVLERNWLTIRDEALSVLDGNSGHFLPEDENLREKGDWGQFTLWQQGRKVASACRSVPKTCALLERYPEATGCKRGQIKFSVMQSGTHVWPHTGPTNCRLRMHLGLIIPSSGCRIRCTNHTREWEEGKVLIFDDSFEHEVWQEAESYRLIFIVDVWHPQLSQSQRQTLSPI, encoded by the exons agtCTCCAGCAGTAAGCCCAGTCCTGAAGAGTGTGAGTAAGCCGGAGAGGAACTCTTTCTTCAGCTGGATTCTGGTTCTGGCTCTTCTGGGAGCGTGGCTGTCTGTGGGAGTCGTGTGGTTCGACCTCGTGGACTACAACAATGTGGTCG GCGCTCTTGGAGGAGTGTATGATGCTGATGGCGACGGAGACTTCGATGTAGAAGATGCCAGAGTTTTGTTGG ACTCTCCACACGTGTCTACACCGAGCACTGAGCCCTCATTAGAGTTCACAGAGTCGCCACCTGTGCTTAAATCAGCCTCCACACCTCAACCTGTCACTGAGACCCCAAAACTAACAGAAGATTCACCGCTAGAGTCCAACGCAGAGCAAGAAG ccaaaaagaagaaaccaaaacTTCTTAATAAATTTGACAAAACTTTAAAATCTGAGATCAACGCTGCAGAGAAACTACGCAAGAAG gGCAAAGTTGAGGAATCTCTCCGTGCTTTTGAAGCTCTTGTCCAGAAATTCCCACACAGTCCGAGGTGCCGATACGGAAAAGCCCAG GCAGAAGATGACGTGGCAGAGAAGATGCGCAGTAATGAGATGCTGCTGAAGGCAGTAAACACATACGGAGAAGCAGCTGAGCTCCCGGACGCACCACCTGACCTTATCAAAGCCACGTTAAAGAGACGAGCGGACAGACAGCAGTTCTTAG GTCGTACGAGGGGATCTTTAGCTACTTTGGAGAAGCTGGTTCAGATTTTCCCAGAAGACTTCAGCTTGAAGAATGACTTAGGAGTGGCTCATCTGCTCCTGGGTGACAACAAGAGAGCAAAGCAAATATACGaggag GTTTTAGCTGGCGCTCCACATGACGGCTTTGCTAAAGTGCATTACGGGTTCATCCTTAAATCTGAAAACAAGATTGCGGAGAGCATACCGTACTTGAGG gagGGTTTAGAGTCAGGAGAGCCAGGAACGGATGACGGGAGGTTTTACTTCCATCTCGGAGATGCTTTACAGAGAACCGGAGACAAGAGT gccTATGACTGGTACGAGGCGGGTCACCGGCGGGGTCACTTCGCCTCCGTATGGCAGAGATCTCTGTATAATGTCCCAGGACTCCGAGCTCAGCCCTGGTGGACGGCTCAGGAGACGGGATACACAGATTTAGTCAAG gtgttgGAGCGTAACTGGCTGACCATCAGAGATGAAGCGCTGTCGGTGTTGGATGGGAACAGTGGGCACTTCCTTCCAGAAGACGAGAATCTGAGAGAGAAGGGAGACTGGGGCCAGTTTACACTCTGGCAGcagg GCCGTAAGGTTGCTTCTGCATGCCGCAGCGTCCCTAAAACCTGCGCTCTGCTGGAGCGTTACCCAGAAGCCACCGGCTGCAAAAGAGGCCAG ATCAAGTTTTCAGTGATGCAGTCTGGGACTCATGTCTGGCCTCACACTGGGCCCACGAACTGCCGGCTCCGCATGCATCTGGGGCTCATCATCCCGTCCTCGGGCTGCAGGATACGCTGCACCAACCACACCCG GGAATGGGAAGAAGGAAAAGTTTTAATATTTGACGACTCGTTCGAGCATGAAGTCTGGCAGGAAGCAGAAAGCTACAGACTCATCTTCATCGTGGACGTCTGGCACCCACAgctcagccaatcacagagGCAGACTCTCTCACCCATATAG
- the unm_hu7910 gene encoding aspartyl/asparaginyl beta-hydroxylase isoform X3, producing MKQRKTRSQARRESPAVSPVLKSVSKPERNSFFSWILVLALLGAWLSVGVVWFDLVDYNNVVGALGGVYDADGDGDFDVEDARVLLGLTEKPVMVASSKDPLEKKDSPHVSTPSTEPSLEFTESPPVLKSASTPQPVTETPKLTEDSPLESNAEQEAKKKKPKLLNKFDKTLKSEINAAEKLRKKGKVEESLRAFEALVQKFPHSPRCRYGKAQAEDDVAEKMRSNEMLLKAVNTYGEAAELPDAPPDLIKATLKRRADRQQFLGRTRGSLATLEKLVQIFPEDFSLKNDLGVAHLLLGDNKRAKQIYEEVLAGAPHDGFAKVHYGFILKSENKIAESIPYLREGLESGEPGTDDGRFYFHLGDALQRTGDKSAYDWYEAGHRRGHFASVWQRSLYNVPGLRAQPWWTAQETGYTDLVKVLERNWLTIRDEALSVLDGNSGHFLPEDENLREKGDWGQFTLWQQGRKVASACRSVPKTCALLERYPEATGCKRGQIKFSVMQSGTHVWPHTGPTNCRLRMHLGLIIPSSGCRIRCTNHTREWEEGKVLIFDDSFEHEVWQEAESYRLIFIVDVWHPQLSQSQRQTLSPI from the exons agtCTCCAGCAGTAAGCCCAGTCCTGAAGAGTGTGAGTAAGCCGGAGAGGAACTCTTTCTTCAGCTGGATTCTGGTTCTGGCTCTTCTGGGAGCGTGGCTGTCTGTGGGAGTCGTGTGGTTCGACCTCGTGGACTACAACAATGTGGTCG GCGCTCTTGGAGGAGTGTATGATGCTGATGGCGACGGAGACTTCGATGTAGAAGATGCCAGAGTTTTGTTGG GTCTGACTGAGAAGCCTGTTATGGTGGCATCAAGCAAAGACCccttagaaaaaaaag ACTCTCCACACGTGTCTACACCGAGCACTGAGCCCTCATTAGAGTTCACAGAGTCGCCACCTGTGCTTAAATCAGCCTCCACACCTCAACCTGTCACTGAGACCCCAAAACTAACAGAAGATTCACCGCTAGAGTCCAACGCAGAGCAAGAAG ccaaaaagaagaaaccaaaacTTCTTAATAAATTTGACAAAACTTTAAAATCTGAGATCAACGCTGCAGAGAAACTACGCAAGAAG gGCAAAGTTGAGGAATCTCTCCGTGCTTTTGAAGCTCTTGTCCAGAAATTCCCACACAGTCCGAGGTGCCGATACGGAAAAGCCCAG GCAGAAGATGACGTGGCAGAGAAGATGCGCAGTAATGAGATGCTGCTGAAGGCAGTAAACACATACGGAGAAGCAGCTGAGCTCCCGGACGCACCACCTGACCTTATCAAAGCCACGTTAAAGAGACGAGCGGACAGACAGCAGTTCTTAG GTCGTACGAGGGGATCTTTAGCTACTTTGGAGAAGCTGGTTCAGATTTTCCCAGAAGACTTCAGCTTGAAGAATGACTTAGGAGTGGCTCATCTGCTCCTGGGTGACAACAAGAGAGCAAAGCAAATATACGaggag GTTTTAGCTGGCGCTCCACATGACGGCTTTGCTAAAGTGCATTACGGGTTCATCCTTAAATCTGAAAACAAGATTGCGGAGAGCATACCGTACTTGAGG gagGGTTTAGAGTCAGGAGAGCCAGGAACGGATGACGGGAGGTTTTACTTCCATCTCGGAGATGCTTTACAGAGAACCGGAGACAAGAGT gccTATGACTGGTACGAGGCGGGTCACCGGCGGGGTCACTTCGCCTCCGTATGGCAGAGATCTCTGTATAATGTCCCAGGACTCCGAGCTCAGCCCTGGTGGACGGCTCAGGAGACGGGATACACAGATTTAGTCAAG gtgttgGAGCGTAACTGGCTGACCATCAGAGATGAAGCGCTGTCGGTGTTGGATGGGAACAGTGGGCACTTCCTTCCAGAAGACGAGAATCTGAGAGAGAAGGGAGACTGGGGCCAGTTTACACTCTGGCAGcagg GCCGTAAGGTTGCTTCTGCATGCCGCAGCGTCCCTAAAACCTGCGCTCTGCTGGAGCGTTACCCAGAAGCCACCGGCTGCAAAAGAGGCCAG ATCAAGTTTTCAGTGATGCAGTCTGGGACTCATGTCTGGCCTCACACTGGGCCCACGAACTGCCGGCTCCGCATGCATCTGGGGCTCATCATCCCGTCCTCGGGCTGCAGGATACGCTGCACCAACCACACCCG GGAATGGGAAGAAGGAAAAGTTTTAATATTTGACGACTCGTTCGAGCATGAAGTCTGGCAGGAAGCAGAAAGCTACAGACTCATCTTCATCGTGGACGTCTGGCACCCACAgctcagccaatcacagagGCAGACTCTCTCACCCATATAG
- the unm_hu7910 gene encoding calponin homology domain-containing protein DDB_G0272472 isoform X2, with protein MDETCVDGAKMTESPAVSPVLKSVSKPERNSFFSWILVLALLGAWLSVGVVWFDLVDYNNVVGALGGVYDADGDGDFDVEDARVLLENASVATKGKTLRKNVPSEEDSMQAVQSKITYETTKEVGLKKDREHPTRDIGRKLKAALKEQLRMIHEKIEAKKIAKLALAEVRSVLAQEEEERQATLAAKKIKEEAEAKLQKERKQREQEEKAEKERVEQEKLAKEQAEKERMEKERAEKERLAKEKAEKERLQIEKEEKERLAKEKAEKERLAKEKAEKEKLEKEKAEKERLEKEKAEKERLEKEKAEKERLEKEKAEKERLAKEKAEKERLEKEKAESERLAKEKAEKERLAKEKAEKERLAKEKAEKERLAKEKAEKERLAKEKAEKERLEKEKAEKERLAKEKAEKERLAKEKAEKERLEKEKAEKERLAKEKAEKERLEKEKAEKERLAKEKAEKERLEKEKAEKERLAKEKAEKERLAKEKAEKERLAKEKAEKERLAKEKAEKERLEKEKAEKERLAKEKAEKERLAKEKAEKERLAKEKAEKERLEKEKAEKERLAKEKAEKERLAKEKAEKERLAKEKAEKERLEKEKAEKERLEKEKAEKERLAKEKAEKERLEKEKAEKEKLAKEKAEKERLAKEKAEKERLEKEKAEKERLEKEKAEKERLGKEKAEKERLAKEKAEKERLEKEKAEKERLAKEKAEKERLEKEKAEKEKLAKEKAEKERLAKEKAEKERPEKEKAEKERPEKERPEKQKAEKERLEKEKAEKGRKEKVEKVEKEKPAKEKSEKEKQAQEREKAPKEQSEKDVEKKRENVNSPKEEKVTKGNKKANDQSESADEQNTKEEKISTRGLLKSSNKKIKK; from the exons agtCTCCAGCAGTAAGCCCAGTCCTGAAGAGTGTGAGTAAGCCGGAGAGGAACTCTTTCTTCAGCTGGATTCTGGTTCTGGCTCTTCTGGGAGCGTGGCTGTCTGTGGGAGTCGTGTGGTTCGACCTCGTGGACTACAACAATGTGGTCG GCGCTCTTGGAGGAGTGTATGATGCTGATGGCGACGGAGACTTCGATGTAGAAGATGCCAGAGTTTTGTTGG AGAATGCTTCTGTGGCTACTAAGGGAAAAACCTTAAGGAAAAATGTCCCATCGGAGGAAGACAGTATGCAAGCAGTCCAATCCAAGATCACAT ATGAGACAACTAAAGAAGTGGGGTTAAAAAAAGACAGAG AACATCCTACCAGAGATATTGGGCGAAAGCTGAAAGCAGCTCTGAAGGAGCAGCTACGAATGATTCATGAGAAGATTGAAGCCAAAAAGATCGCCAAACTAGCCCTTGCAGAGGTCCGTAGTGTTTTAGCTCAAGAGGAAGAGGAGAGACAAGCTACTCTTgctgctaaaaaaatcaaagaAGAGGCAGAAGCTAAATTACAAAAGGAACGAAAACAAAGAGAACAGGAGGAGAAAGCAGAGAAGGAGCGAGTGGAACAAGAAAAATTGGCAAAAGAACAAGCAGAAAAAGAAAGgatggagaaagagagagcagaAAAAGAAAGACTGGCCAAAGAAAAGGCAGAAAAAGAAAGACTTCAGATAGAAaaagaagagaaagaaagacTTGCCAAAGAAAAGGCAGAAAAAGAAAGGCTTGCCAAAGaaaaggcagagaaagaaaaACTTGAGAAAGAAAAGGCAGAAAAAGAAAGACTGGAGAAAGAAAAGGCAGAAAAAGAAAGACTGGAGAAAGAAAAGGCAGAAAAAGAAAGGCTTGAGAAAGAAAAGGCAGAAAAGGAAAGACTTGCCAAAGAAAAAGCAGAAAAAGAAAGACTTGAGAAAGAAAAGGCAGAAAGTGAAAGACTTGCCAAAGAAAAGGCAGAAAAAGAAAGACTTGCCAAAGAAAAGGCAGAAAAAGAAAGACTTGCCAAAGAAAAGGCAGAAAAAGAAAGACTTGCAAAAGAAAAGGCAGAAAAAGAAAGACTTGCAAAAGAAAAGGCAGAAAAAGAAAGACTTGAGAAAGAAAAAGCAGAGAAAGAAAGACTTGCCAAAGAAAAGGCAGAAAAAGAAAGACTTGCAAAAGAAAAGGCAGAAAAAGAAAGACTTGAGAAAGAAAAAGCAGAAAAAGAAAGACTTGCCAAAGAAAAGGCAGAAAAAGAACGACTTGAGAAAGAAAAAGCAGAGAAAGAAAGACTTGCCAAAGAAAAGGCAGAAAAAGAAAGACTTGAGAAAGAAAAAGCAGAGAAAGAAAGACTTGCCAAAGAAAAAGCAGAGAAAGAAAGACTTGCCAAAGAAAAGGCAGAAAAAGAAAGACTTGCCAAAGAAAAGGCAGAAAAAGAAAGACTTGCAAAAGAAAAGGCAGAAAAAGAAAGACTTGAGAAAGAAAAAGCAGAGAAAGAAAGACTTGCCAAAGAAAAGGCAGAAAAAGAAAGACTTGCCAAAGAAAAGGCAGAAAAAGAAAGACTTGCCAAAGAAAAGGCAGAAAAAGAAAGACTTGAGAAAGaaaaggcagagaaagaaagACTTGCCAAAGaaaaggcagagaaagaaagACTTGCCAAAGAAAAGGCAGAAAAAGAAAGACTTGCAAAAGAAAAGGCAGAAAAAGAAAGACTTGAGAAAGAAAAGGCAGAAAAAGAAAGACTTGAGAAAGaaaaggcagagaaagaaagACTTGCCAAAGAAAAGGCAGAAAAGGAAAGACTTGAGAAAGaaaaggcagagaaagaaaaACTTGCCAAAGAAAAGGCAGAAAAAGAAAGACTTGCCAAAGAAAAGGCAGAAAAGGAAAGACTTGAGAAAGaaaaggcagagaaagaaagACTTGAGAAAGaaaaggcagagaaagaaagACTTGGCAAAGAAAAGGCAGAAAAAGAAAGACTTGCCAAAGAAAAGGCAGAAAAGGAAAGACTTGAGAAAGaaaaggcagagaaagaaagACTTGCCAAAGAAAAGGCAGAAAAGGAAAGACTTGAGAAAGaaaaggcagagaaagaaaaACTTGCCAAAGAAAAGGCAGAAAAAGAAAGACTGGCCAAAGAAAAGGCAGAAAAAGAACGACCTGAGAAAGAAAAAGCAGAGAAAGAAAGACCTGAGAAAGAAAGACCTGAGAAACaaaaggcagagaaagaaagACTGGAAAAAGAAAAAGCAGAAAAGGGAAGAAAGGAAAAAGTAGAGAAAGTAGAGAAAGAAAAGCCTGCAAAAGAGAAATCAGAGAAAGAAAAGCAAGCTCAAGAAAGAGAGAAGGCACCAAAGGAACAATCAGAGAAAGATGtagagaagaaaagagaaaatgtgAACAGTCCCAAAGAAGAAAAGGTGACAAAGGGAAATAAAAAAGCaaatgaccaatcagaatcagcCGATGAACAGAACACCAAAGAGGAGAAAATATCCACCCGCGGTTTACTGAAATcttcaaacaaaaaaatcaagaaATAA
- the unm_hu7910 gene encoding calponin homology domain-containing protein DDB_G0272472 isoform X1, translated as MKQRKTRSQARRESPAVSPVLKSVSKPERNSFFSWILVLALLGAWLSVGVVWFDLVDYNNVVGALGGVYDADGDGDFDVEDARVLLENASVATKGKTLRKNVPSEEDSMQAVQSKITYETTKEVGLKKDREHPTRDIGRKLKAALKEQLRMIHEKIEAKKIAKLALAEVRSVLAQEEEERQATLAAKKIKEEAEAKLQKERKQREQEEKAEKERVEQEKLAKEQAEKERMEKERAEKERLAKEKAEKERLQIEKEEKERLAKEKAEKERLAKEKAEKEKLEKEKAEKERLEKEKAEKERLEKEKAEKERLEKEKAEKERLAKEKAEKERLEKEKAESERLAKEKAEKERLAKEKAEKERLAKEKAEKERLAKEKAEKERLAKEKAEKERLEKEKAEKERLAKEKAEKERLAKEKAEKERLEKEKAEKERLAKEKAEKERLEKEKAEKERLAKEKAEKERLEKEKAEKERLAKEKAEKERLAKEKAEKERLAKEKAEKERLAKEKAEKERLEKEKAEKERLAKEKAEKERLAKEKAEKERLAKEKAEKERLEKEKAEKERLAKEKAEKERLAKEKAEKERLAKEKAEKERLEKEKAEKERLEKEKAEKERLAKEKAEKERLEKEKAEKEKLAKEKAEKERLAKEKAEKERLEKEKAEKERLEKEKAEKERLGKEKAEKERLAKEKAEKERLEKEKAEKERLAKEKAEKERLEKEKAEKEKLAKEKAEKERLAKEKAEKERPEKEKAEKERPEKERPEKQKAEKERLEKEKAEKGRKEKVEKVEKEKPAKEKSEKEKQAQEREKAPKEQSEKDVEKKRENVNSPKEEKVTKGNKKANDQSESADEQNTKEEKISTRGLLKSSNKKIKK; from the exons agtCTCCAGCAGTAAGCCCAGTCCTGAAGAGTGTGAGTAAGCCGGAGAGGAACTCTTTCTTCAGCTGGATTCTGGTTCTGGCTCTTCTGGGAGCGTGGCTGTCTGTGGGAGTCGTGTGGTTCGACCTCGTGGACTACAACAATGTGGTCG GCGCTCTTGGAGGAGTGTATGATGCTGATGGCGACGGAGACTTCGATGTAGAAGATGCCAGAGTTTTGTTGG AGAATGCTTCTGTGGCTACTAAGGGAAAAACCTTAAGGAAAAATGTCCCATCGGAGGAAGACAGTATGCAAGCAGTCCAATCCAAGATCACAT ATGAGACAACTAAAGAAGTGGGGTTAAAAAAAGACAGAG AACATCCTACCAGAGATATTGGGCGAAAGCTGAAAGCAGCTCTGAAGGAGCAGCTACGAATGATTCATGAGAAGATTGAAGCCAAAAAGATCGCCAAACTAGCCCTTGCAGAGGTCCGTAGTGTTTTAGCTCAAGAGGAAGAGGAGAGACAAGCTACTCTTgctgctaaaaaaatcaaagaAGAGGCAGAAGCTAAATTACAAAAGGAACGAAAACAAAGAGAACAGGAGGAGAAAGCAGAGAAGGAGCGAGTGGAACAAGAAAAATTGGCAAAAGAACAAGCAGAAAAAGAAAGgatggagaaagagagagcagaAAAAGAAAGACTGGCCAAAGAAAAGGCAGAAAAAGAAAGACTTCAGATAGAAaaagaagagaaagaaagacTTGCCAAAGAAAAGGCAGAAAAAGAAAGGCTTGCCAAAGaaaaggcagagaaagaaaaACTTGAGAAAGAAAAGGCAGAAAAAGAAAGACTGGAGAAAGAAAAGGCAGAAAAAGAAAGACTGGAGAAAGAAAAGGCAGAAAAAGAAAGGCTTGAGAAAGAAAAGGCAGAAAAGGAAAGACTTGCCAAAGAAAAAGCAGAAAAAGAAAGACTTGAGAAAGAAAAGGCAGAAAGTGAAAGACTTGCCAAAGAAAAGGCAGAAAAAGAAAGACTTGCCAAAGAAAAGGCAGAAAAAGAAAGACTTGCCAAAGAAAAGGCAGAAAAAGAAAGACTTGCAAAAGAAAAGGCAGAAAAAGAAAGACTTGCAAAAGAAAAGGCAGAAAAAGAAAGACTTGAGAAAGAAAAAGCAGAGAAAGAAAGACTTGCCAAAGAAAAGGCAGAAAAAGAAAGACTTGCAAAAGAAAAGGCAGAAAAAGAAAGACTTGAGAAAGAAAAAGCAGAAAAAGAAAGACTTGCCAAAGAAAAGGCAGAAAAAGAACGACTTGAGAAAGAAAAAGCAGAGAAAGAAAGACTTGCCAAAGAAAAGGCAGAAAAAGAAAGACTTGAGAAAGAAAAAGCAGAGAAAGAAAGACTTGCCAAAGAAAAAGCAGAGAAAGAAAGACTTGCCAAAGAAAAGGCAGAAAAAGAAAGACTTGCCAAAGAAAAGGCAGAAAAAGAAAGACTTGCAAAAGAAAAGGCAGAAAAAGAAAGACTTGAGAAAGAAAAAGCAGAGAAAGAAAGACTTGCCAAAGAAAAGGCAGAAAAAGAAAGACTTGCCAAAGAAAAGGCAGAAAAAGAAAGACTTGCCAAAGAAAAGGCAGAAAAAGAAAGACTTGAGAAAGaaaaggcagagaaagaaagACTTGCCAAAGaaaaggcagagaaagaaagACTTGCCAAAGAAAAGGCAGAAAAAGAAAGACTTGCAAAAGAAAAGGCAGAAAAAGAAAGACTTGAGAAAGAAAAGGCAGAAAAAGAAAGACTTGAGAAAGaaaaggcagagaaagaaagACTTGCCAAAGAAAAGGCAGAAAAGGAAAGACTTGAGAAAGaaaaggcagagaaagaaaaACTTGCCAAAGAAAAGGCAGAAAAAGAAAGACTTGCCAAAGAAAAGGCAGAAAAGGAAAGACTTGAGAAAGaaaaggcagagaaagaaagACTTGAGAAAGaaaaggcagagaaagaaagACTTGGCAAAGAAAAGGCAGAAAAAGAAAGACTTGCCAAAGAAAAGGCAGAAAAGGAAAGACTTGAGAAAGaaaaggcagagaaagaaagACTTGCCAAAGAAAAGGCAGAAAAGGAAAGACTTGAGAAAGaaaaggcagagaaagaaaaACTTGCCAAAGAAAAGGCAGAAAAAGAAAGACTGGCCAAAGAAAAGGCAGAAAAAGAACGACCTGAGAAAGAAAAAGCAGAGAAAGAAAGACCTGAGAAAGAAAGACCTGAGAAACaaaaggcagagaaagaaagACTGGAAAAAGAAAAAGCAGAAAAGGGAAGAAAGGAAAAAGTAGAGAAAGTAGAGAAAGAAAAGCCTGCAAAAGAGAAATCAGAGAAAGAAAAGCAAGCTCAAGAAAGAGAGAAGGCACCAAAGGAACAATCAGAGAAAGATGtagagaagaaaagagaaaatgtgAACAGTCCCAAAGAAGAAAAGGTGACAAAGGGAAATAAAAAAGCaaatgaccaatcagaatcagcCGATGAACAGAACACCAAAGAGGAGAAAATATCCACCCGCGGTTTACTGAAATcttcaaacaaaaaaatcaagaaATAA
- the ggh gene encoding gamma-glutamyl hydrolase, which produces MITRKRMEPTAEVKSPRTALFRKDSVFSDHFGAPIKTNDRPIIGVLAQELFEPLPERNSYIAASYVKFLESAGARVVPLRINRSDEEYTRLFKSINGVLFPGGGASIESSGYSKAASVFYRLALEANSNGDYFPIWGTCLGFEQLTLLTGGELLLSQTNTSGVALQLDFTDAVRDSRLFRDFPEELLKSLALERLTENSHQWSLTTENFTKSERLKNFYRVLSTNTDGEHEFVSTMEAYDFPIYATQWHPEKNAFEWRRPYIPHTPSAILTTFHTAHFFINEARKSFHSFASVEEEEKALIYNYKPEYTGAHSAFEQMYFFD; this is translated from the exons ATGATAACGCGCAAACGAATGGAACCTACAGCCGAAGTGAAATCTCCTCGAACCGCATTATTTCGAAAAG ATTCGGTGTTTTCTGACCATTTCGGAGCACCGATAAAAACCAATGACAGACCAATAATCG GGGTCCTCGCGCAGGAGCTGTTCGAGCCGCTGCCTGAGAGAAACTCTTACATCGCGGCGTCTTACGTCAAGTTTCTGGAGTCCGCGGGCGCGCGCGTGGTTCCTCTTAG GATCAACAGGTCTGATGAGGAGTACACGAGGCTGTTTAAATCCATAAATGG agtTCTTTTCCCTGGCGGTGGAGCCAGTATCGAATCCTCCGGATATTCCAAAGCTGCCTCCGTTTTCTACAGACTCGCTCTTGAG GCTAATTCAAATGGCGATTATTTCCCTATATGGGGAACGTGTTTAGGATTTGAGCAGCTGACGCTGCTAACAGGCGGTGAGCTTCTGTTGTCCCAAACCAACACCAGTGGAGTCGCCCTTCAGCTGGACTTCACCGACG CCGTCAGAGACAGTAGACTCTTCAGAGACTTTCCAGAGGAGCTTCTGAAATCTCTGGCATTAGAGCGGCTCACAGAAAACTCTCATCAGTGGAGTCTCACCACAGAG AACTTCACCAAGAGTGAGCGACTGAAGAACTTCTACAGAGTTTTGAGtacaaacacagatggagagCATGAGTTCGTGTCCACAATGGAAG CATATGATTTCCCCATCTACGCCACTCAATGGCACCCAGAAAAAAATGCCTTCGAGTGGAGGCGGCCCTACATTCCCCACACGCCGTCAGCCATCCTGACCACCTTCCACACCGCTCACTTCTTCATCAATGAAG CGAGGAAAAGTTTTCACAGCTTCGCCAGTGTGGAGGAAGAGGAGAAAGCCTTGATCTACAACTACAAACCAGAATACACTGGAGCACACAGTGCCTTTGAACAGATGTACTTTTTTGATTAA